The Punica granatum isolate Tunisia-2019 chromosome 4, ASM765513v2, whole genome shotgun sequence sequence TGGAATGAAAATAATGCAAACGACTTGATAGATCGAGTATTTCATGAAACTTGCAACAGAACCAAGGCTCTGAAGTGCATAAATGTGGCACTTTTGTGCGTGCAGGATGATCCAAGTGATCGTCCCACCATGTTGGATACTGTCGCGATGCTCAGCAATGCCAATGCGAATCTTCATGCGCCTAAACAACCGGTCTTCTTCTCAAGAAGCAGTCTTTTGAATGGAGCTTCCTCTTCGAGTAAACTAGAATCGAACAATGAGATATCAGTCAGTCTAGAGGAAGGCCGGTAATATCAATACCTGCACTCTCATTTTCCACAGAAATATTTGATTAAAACATATTCACTCTCAAGGTTTAGATCCTCTTATTGGTAACTTTTACGGGTGGTTGTATCTTTGATATGCTGCTCAACAAATATTCCGTAAGATTCAGTCATCAGGGTTCTGTAAACTAAGTTGAAACTCCACGGGTCTGTATTTGCAACTAAGTTGTGTTACCAGATATCTGCATTTGTATTTAAGACTATAATCGGGCAACCCATAACCGATGAAACTGGAAGACTTGCATTTACATTCTGAAAACAGAGGAAACTTCAGGGCCTCCACTTTTTGTCAATTACCATCAATACTGTAGATTCACATCAGTACGAGCATTATCATTTGAAAATAGTAAGAATGATACTGATACTACTGGATCACGAAACCATCACTTGCAAACCTCGCCTATAGTTGAGAGTCTTCTTCCATGAGAGGCAGTGACGGAAGCAACTGAATCCTTGCTACTTTTCTTTTGGCTGGAAGCATCCTTTATCAACAATGCCGGAGTTCAATATACGAGGACAACTTTTGGTGCAGTTGGTTCTGATCATCTTGGAAATACTACATTATGTTAAAGTTCATAGTCTCCGCATGTGTGTTTGCCTTGATTTGTTGAGAGTTAGAATCGCACACGGAAAAGTTACGTACAGAACCACTAGTGTAGAAGGTGCTCATTTACTGCCACCTATCAACTAGAGCTTTTCGGCTGAAGGCCCAATCGCTTATAggtccaatgaaaatttacaCGATTCAAAGCAATCATCGAGGTTCAGGTTGGATTGAGCTTCCTGCTGTCCGACCATTTCAATATGACATCATCCTTAGATCAATTATCAGACTTCACCATTCAATATCTTCTACCCATTGTTTTCAATAATCAATATCCAGTCTCGAAAAGAATAGACAACAGAAAACAATGTTTAGCAAGGGACCTATTCAAATAAGATCTTAGCACTGGAAGCAGCCGCAGAGAACTCCATCATCTGTGACTTAATCTTCTTTTCAAGGAGAGAGTTCCTTTCATTTCCATAGCAGAGGACTATCTCCTCCAGAGCCTTCCCGTGCCTGAGCAGGAACTTTGCAAGGCTAACATCGCCTTTGCATCCGCTGAACCCATGAATCTTTACTACCTTCAACTTCTCAAGGAATGACGTCATCGCAGTCATCTGAGTTTCCCAGTTCTTCTCTTCCTCCAAAGACGTCGCATCCCACCAGTCCTTATCCTGAACCAAGATATACAGAGGCAAAGAGCAAATGGTGAAATTCTAAATCAGGACAATCGTACCACCAAGTAAACTGGATTATGATCAGGATACGGGATACGGAACGATACTTGGCTGTGGGCTCTCACTGAGCGTAAAACCTGTACATGATTAGATTGATCACCTCACTTGAACCCATTCCAAAATTTTTTAGAGATGATATTTAGGATTCTACAAGGATCATGTAAAATCTTGAAGGAGATCAAAATTTAGGGATAACCGCAAAGGATATATACATTAGGGTACTCACTTTTCTTTCACTCCGTTCGTAGCTGCAGTAATCGGTATTAGTGAGGATGAGAGAGCACAGGGAAGGAGAGCTCTTGAATAGCAAATCAAGGGCTGGAACAATATTATTTCGGGTCAAGACAGTCCGGAGCTCCAAAGTCTCTAGATTGATAAAAGGTAGCagcggcccgtagtttttctCTGCTAGCTGCTGCAGGAGCTGATAGAAGAAAAATCACTCGAACATCAAATTCCATATCTAAAGCTTTGATAAAACATGTTCAAGATCATTCTGCACTTCTGCTGCGATTTTTAACGACATTACTCCAATCAATTCAAACATACGTGCATAGATCCAGTCTTGGCTTCAATTAGCACATTGAAGGATCAAAAGATTATATAACATTCTCGGGCAAATCTGGCAGAGAGAGGACGAGACAGAAATAGTGCAGGCGGAACCACCTTCATGCACGGGGTATCAAGCTTCAAGCATTGCACATGGCAGAGCCCATGCAAGAAATTCCATGCAGCACGGAGCTTGATAGCTGGCGGTGCGAATTCATGGAACTTGGTCAAGCCATACAACGATGCCTGGTGGAGTGCAGTCAAGTTCTGGAGCAAGCAGTCCTCCGTCAAGTGATTCTGTTCCCACTCCAGCACCCGGAGCCTCGCCGCGTGCACCTTCACCATGCTCTTCCCTCTCAGAGAGTGGAAGCAGCTGGCCACCCTTAGCCGCTCGAGCCTTGACCCGACTACCTCCAAGGTATCCAACTCGGAGCACTTCTCCAAAGTCATGTCCTCCAATGCCGAGCAGCTCACCTTGATCTGCCTCAGGTGCATAAATTCGGAGAGCGAGAGTTTCCTAAGTACCGGGAAGACTGAGTCAGTGAATATGTCCAGCTCGCCTTCTATGAGCAAGAGCGAGAGCGACAGCACCTAGCATCGTATTGTCATATTGTCAGATCATTCAGCTGGATCCAGCCTGAAGTGGCAAAATTTAATGGACATACGCGTGAATCACTACCATCATATAATTAATCTACCTGCAGGGGAGATTGGAACCCGCCCTTCATGACCGAGAGAAAGGGTAACCGAAAGCCTGGGAACTGGGGCTTGAAATTAAGCACCCGGAGCGACTCGCTCAAGATAATACATTTCGGCATGTTGAAATAGTCCTCCGTGGCAAACTCGATGTCGAGCTCCCTCACGTTCTGTTTCAGCGCCTCGCGGATCAGCTTGTTGAGGCAAGTGAAGCTGAGGAAGGCCCCAACCCTGAGGGCCCGTAGGTTGGACCCCTTGTCCCTGACGGACAGGACATCACGAATGAAGTCCCGGTCACATAGGTAGAGGAAGTTGCGGACGCGTTGCCTATCGAACCTGTGCAGCCTGGACATGGACCTGACCAGGTTATCCATCACCTTGAGTTGGTCCGGGTTCTTCTGCCGGATGGTTGTGAAATCGAGATCGGGAAAGGACCGCCAAATCTGGGTCCACCTCTTGGAGAGGATGCTCATCCTTGCGATCGTCTCGATGGGCAAGAA is a genomic window containing:
- the LOC116203367 gene encoding putative F-box/FBD/LRR-repeat protein At4g03220; amino-acid sequence: MMETRSAKRRKMLSLKYRILTAEGGQGGIDHISNLPDDVLHRILGFLPIETIARMSILSKRWTQIWRSFPDLDFTTIRQKNPDQLKVMDNLVRSMSRLHRFDRQRVRNFLYLCDRDFIRDVLSVRDKGSNLRALRVGAFLSFTCLNKLIREALKQNVRELDIEFATEDYFNMPKCIILSESLRVLNFKPQFPGFRLPFLSVMKGGFQSPLQVLSLSLLLIEGELDIFTDSVFPVLRKLSLSEFMHLRQIKVSCSALEDMTLEKCSELDTLEVVGSRLERLRVASCFHSLRGKSMVKVHAARLRVLEWEQNHLTEDCLLQNLTALHQASLYGLTKFHEFAPPAIKLRAAWNFLHGLCHVQCLKLDTPCMKLLQQLAEKNYGPLLPFINLETLELRTVLTRNNIVPALDLLFKSSPSLCSLILTNTDYCSYERSERKDKDWWDATSLEEEKNWETQMTAMTSFLEKLKVVKIHGFSGCKGDVSLAKFLLRHGKALEEIVLCYGNERNSLLEKKIKSQMMEFSAAASSAKILFE